The Nakamurella alba genome has a window encoding:
- a CDS encoding right-handed parallel beta-helix repeat-containing protein: MALARRQLLRGAVVGTAVTGGLVATAPLSGAIPVSEKIMATVDVRDYVNSGETLLLDGSASVSTILQRAIDSVGNAYAANGIPTQIYLPAGRYRLDAPLNWRSGVGMRGESRVQTVLLPFGSAAAIRRQAGSASGPTNPMTDCTFQEFTIDGINQTFTSYQTYIKGFFIQHMLRPVWRNVTVRNTWASGFGVDFIRDYLFEGCYAENCGRAASVLGLNRNGMLGGSGFGIGTGAFELEQGSLVGCIATGNAVHGIFFEKQTVSTTINEPVASRGHKVIGCTSTGNWFGFRDAGTGGILVSGCTISGNLKVGVSIDGTGLSPKAGYDGLVTGCIIDRNGSAGTGDNSIGGVVIGQADDGRYTLQGNRISRSTGCGIRMFKTSTTTRLGPGITVRGNEIVSNSMTGIYVGASTTAGFTAIADMTIEGNILRDNGTDPASTLRDGITVTSDTQRLRVLRNTSMGAPGTGLAFTGAKTAVDLVVYDNDLAGNTVANYSSAHTATGTSYVAHVGAGTSGGNPGGTTTPGLDAEGAQDAIAAMFAAGVQTGITFAYDDDLNAMSATVTGAGGGLDAEGAQDAVAAMFAAGTQTGIAFAYDDELNALSATVTGAPVTDPEAVQDAVAAMFAAGTQTGIAFVYDDEANAMSATVSPTGTPSGPAPGSLLGVAAGASTDQTTTMTTQTNVLADGGGPVAVTFTAPASGSVLVRCNATVKCGKTAVGIQFGIMGADNRVPTGGAKKFVQNSTAAIAVAAEYLVTGLTTGQSYTYRFQWQSSSTTASTLLGLTGMMSVFAV, encoded by the coding sequence ATGGCGCTCGCCCGCCGTCAGCTGCTGCGCGGTGCCGTCGTCGGCACCGCCGTCACCGGAGGGCTGGTGGCCACCGCGCCGCTGTCCGGCGCGATCCCGGTGTCCGAGAAGATCATGGCCACCGTCGACGTGCGGGACTACGTCAACTCCGGCGAGACGCTGCTGCTGGACGGGTCCGCCTCGGTGTCGACCATCCTGCAGCGGGCCATCGACAGCGTCGGCAATGCCTACGCCGCGAACGGCATCCCGACGCAGATCTACCTTCCGGCGGGCCGCTACCGGCTCGACGCCCCGCTGAACTGGCGGTCGGGCGTCGGCATGCGCGGCGAGTCCCGGGTGCAGACGGTGCTGCTGCCCTTCGGCAGTGCCGCGGCCATCCGGCGGCAGGCCGGGTCGGCGAGCGGGCCGACGAACCCGATGACGGACTGCACGTTCCAGGAATTCACCATCGACGGGATCAACCAGACCTTCACCAGCTACCAGACCTACATCAAGGGCTTCTTCATCCAGCACATGCTGCGCCCGGTCTGGCGCAACGTGACCGTGCGGAACACCTGGGCCAGCGGGTTCGGCGTCGACTTCATCCGCGACTACCTCTTCGAGGGCTGCTACGCGGAGAACTGCGGGCGGGCGGCGTCCGTGCTGGGCCTGAACCGTAACGGCATGCTCGGCGGCTCCGGGTTCGGCATCGGCACCGGCGCCTTCGAGCTGGAGCAGGGCTCGCTGGTCGGCTGCATCGCCACCGGCAACGCCGTGCACGGCATCTTCTTCGAGAAGCAGACCGTCAGCACGACCATCAACGAGCCCGTGGCCTCCCGCGGTCACAAGGTGATCGGCTGCACCTCGACCGGCAATTGGTTCGGCTTCCGCGACGCCGGCACCGGCGGCATCCTGGTGTCGGGATGCACCATCTCCGGCAACCTCAAGGTCGGCGTCTCGATCGACGGCACCGGCCTGTCGCCGAAGGCGGGGTACGACGGACTGGTCACCGGCTGCATCATCGACCGCAACGGGTCCGCCGGCACCGGGGACAACTCGATCGGTGGCGTGGTCATCGGTCAGGCGGACGACGGCCGGTACACGTTGCAGGGCAACCGGATCAGTCGCAGCACCGGCTGCGGCATCCGGATGTTCAAGACCTCGACGACCACCCGTCTCGGCCCGGGCATCACCGTCCGCGGCAACGAGATCGTCAGCAACTCGATGACCGGCATCTACGTCGGCGCCTCGACCACGGCCGGGTTCACCGCGATCGCGGACATGACGATCGAGGGGAACATCCTGCGGGACAACGGGACCGATCCGGCCTCGACCCTGCGCGACGGGATCACCGTCACCAGCGACACCCAGCGGCTCCGGGTGCTGCGCAACACCTCGATGGGCGCACCCGGCACCGGCCTCGCCTTCACCGGCGCGAAGACCGCGGTCGACCTGGTGGTCTACGACAACGACCTGGCCGGCAACACCGTCGCCAACTACTCTTCCGCACACACCGCCACCGGCACGTCGTACGTGGCGCACGTCGGCGCCGGGACCAGTGGCGGGAACCCTGGCGGGACCACCACTCCCGGCCTGGACGCCGAGGGTGCACAGGACGCCATCGCCGCGATGTTCGCCGCCGGCGTGCAGACCGGCATCACCTTCGCCTACGACGACGACCTCAACGCGATGTCGGCGACGGTCACCGGGGCCGGCGGTGGACTCGATGCGGAAGGCGCGCAGGACGCGGTCGCGGCGATGTTCGCGGCGGGCACGCAGACCGGTATCGCCTTCGCCTACGACGACGAGCTGAACGCGTTGTCCGCCACGGTCACCGGAGCGCCGGTGACGGATCCGGAGGCGGTGCAGGACGCGGTCGCCGCGATGTTCGCCGCCGGCACGCAGACCGGTATCGCCTTCGTCTACGACGACGAGGCCAATGCCATGTCGGCCACGGTGAGCCCGACCGGGACGCCCTCCGGTCCCGCTCCGGGATCGTTGCTCGGCGTCGCGGCCGGTGCGTCCACCGACCAGACCACCACGATGACCACCCAGACCAACGTGCTCGCCGACGGCGGCGGGCCGGTCGCGGTGACCTTCACCGCACCGGCGTCCGGGTCGGTCCTGGTCCGCTGCAACGCGACGGTGAAGTGCGGGAAGACCGCGGTGGGCATCCAGTTCGGCATCATGGGCGCCGACAACAGGGTGCCCACCGGCGGTGCGAAGAAGTTCGTGCAGAACTCGACGGCGGCCATCGCGGTCGCGGCCGAGTACCTGGTCACCGGGCTGACTACCGGGCAGAGCTACACCTACCGGTTCCAGTGGCAGAGCTCGTCCACCACCGCCTCCACGTTGCTGGGACTGACCGGGATGATGTCGGTCTTCGCGGTCTGA
- a CDS encoding cupredoxin domain-containing protein, which translates to MMSPKRHALTAVAALCLALTAGCGSDSGGAGTTTPAPTSTSASVAPAGQGAPRVTDKADNAGISLTAGADAFTPAAVAIPVGGTVTIKVGDGAEHEIIVGTEAPFTLAAGDTKIFAFDSPGTFDIGDIRTKAQAVVTVG; encoded by the coding sequence GTGATGTCACCGAAGCGCCACGCCCTGACCGCCGTCGCCGCCCTCTGTCTGGCACTCACCGCCGGTTGCGGTTCCGACAGCGGCGGCGCAGGCACCACGACACCTGCCCCGACATCGACCTCCGCGTCCGTCGCACCGGCCGGCCAGGGGGCGCCGCGGGTCACCGACAAGGCGGACAACGCCGGCATCAGCCTGACCGCCGGGGCCGATGCGTTCACGCCGGCCGCGGTGGCGATCCCGGTCGGCGGCACGGTCACGATCAAGGTGGGCGACGGCGCCGAGCACGAGATCATCGTGGGCACCGAGGCGCCGTTCACCCTGGCCGCGGGTGACACGAAGATCTTCGCGTTCGATTCCCCCGGCACCTTCGACATCGGTGACATCCGGACCAAGGCGCAGGCGGTCGTCACCGTCGGCTGA
- a CDS encoding MFS transporter — protein MSAPLTPPRAARAAVAVQFATMGCITGSWAGRIPTVRAQTGLDDAGWGLATVAGTIGSLLSMVLVLTLIGRVGPRRTATAGAVLLVVDAPLLAAAHHPAHLVIGLLVQGVATGLLAPAMNAQAVVVEREYRRRIMSGFHACFSLGQLTGGLIGAVSARLGVVPTVQLAVTGAVLLVLLLISRGRLPADPPTRPAETRRRLRARFTPQLTLLAVIALLASVNEGSAVQWSAQYTAGTLLAGGGAGALTFSAYSVSMVLARAVGDRVVGRLGRRRFLVCSELLVATGMTTGLLLGSVTGAVIAFVALGLGSACIVPTVMGLAGNQPGTTAGEGVSVVSLGQWPAFLIGPPLIGAVAGLIGLRGALGVLVVAALAIVLLARFVREPASDEMVAAAGGRASTVYPADGPG, from the coding sequence GTGTCCGCCCCACTCACCCCGCCGCGCGCCGCACGGGCCGCGGTGGCCGTGCAGTTCGCGACGATGGGCTGCATCACCGGCAGCTGGGCGGGCCGGATCCCGACGGTGCGGGCGCAGACCGGCCTGGACGACGCCGGGTGGGGGCTCGCGACGGTCGCCGGCACCATCGGCAGCCTGCTGTCGATGGTGCTGGTGCTCACCCTCATCGGCCGGGTCGGTCCGCGGCGCACCGCGACCGCGGGGGCCGTCCTGCTGGTCGTGGACGCCCCGCTGCTCGCCGCGGCGCACCACCCCGCGCACCTGGTGATCGGACTGCTGGTGCAGGGCGTCGCGACCGGATTGCTGGCGCCGGCGATGAACGCCCAGGCCGTCGTCGTGGAGCGGGAGTACCGGCGCCGCATCATGTCCGGCTTCCACGCCTGCTTCAGCCTCGGTCAGCTGACCGGTGGCCTGATCGGTGCGGTGTCCGCACGGCTCGGGGTCGTACCGACCGTGCAGCTGGCGGTGACCGGCGCCGTGCTCCTGGTGTTGCTGCTGATCAGCCGGGGCCGGTTGCCCGCGGATCCGCCGACCCGGCCGGCGGAGACCAGGCGCAGGCTCCGCGCCCGGTTCACCCCGCAGCTGACGCTGCTGGCGGTGATCGCCCTGCTGGCGTCGGTCAACGAGGGCTCGGCGGTGCAGTGGAGTGCCCAGTACACCGCCGGCACGTTGCTGGCCGGCGGCGGCGCCGGGGCGCTGACCTTCAGCGCGTACTCCGTGTCCATGGTGCTGGCCCGCGCGGTCGGCGACCGGGTGGTGGGCCGGCTCGGCCGCCGCCGGTTCCTCGTGTGCTCCGAGTTGCTGGTCGCCACCGGCATGACCACCGGGCTGCTGCTCGGCTCGGTCACCGGAGCGGTGATCGCTTTCGTCGCCCTCGGTCTCGGGTCGGCCTGCATCGTCCCGACCGTGATGGGCCTGGCCGGCAACCAGCCCGGGACCACCGCCGGTGAAGGGGTGTCCGTGGTCTCGCTCGGTCAGTGGCCGGCGTTCCTGATCGGGCCGCCGCTGATCGGTGCGGTGGCCGGGCTGATCGGACTGCGCGGGGCTCTCGGGGTGCTGGTGGTCGCCGCGCTGGCGATCGTCCTGCTCGCCCGGTTCGTCCGGGAGCCGGCATCCGACGAGATGGTGGCCGCGGCCGGCGGGCGGGCCTCCACCGTCTACCCGGCGGACGGTCCCGGCTGA
- a CDS encoding LacI family DNA-binding transcriptional regulator — protein MAALAGVSKSLVSLVLRDAPSVSPAKREAVREAMQQLGYRPNLTARQLTERRTRTIGVLLNDLRNPWFVDGLATATAVLRAEGYRLLLADGQLDADATEDVLSGFADLRVDGVLLLGTLADTPATLETARSLPTVAVGNRDLGSPVLDVVAGDDVHGTRLAVDHLVQLGHRRIGHVAGSLGKVAALRHQAFLERTAESGIEGSVATGEMTEQGGRAAGLELLRSSTPTAVVAVNDIAAVGVLSAARELGLHVPQDLSLVGYDNSALARLEHLSLTSVENDLPAIGELAARALLDRIDDPARPAATHLTVPHLVVRGTSAPPPRG, from the coding sequence GTGGCGGCACTGGCGGGCGTCTCGAAGTCACTGGTGTCCCTGGTGCTGCGGGACGCACCCTCAGTCAGCCCAGCCAAGCGCGAGGCGGTCCGGGAAGCGATGCAGCAGTTGGGGTATCGGCCCAACCTGACCGCCAGGCAGCTGACCGAGCGGCGCACCCGGACGATCGGCGTGCTGCTCAACGACCTGCGCAACCCCTGGTTCGTCGACGGTCTGGCGACAGCGACCGCCGTCCTGCGCGCCGAGGGCTACCGCCTGCTGCTCGCCGACGGCCAGCTCGACGCCGATGCGACCGAGGACGTGCTCTCCGGCTTCGCCGATCTGCGGGTGGACGGCGTGCTGCTGCTCGGCACGCTCGCCGACACCCCGGCGACCCTGGAGACGGCGCGGTCCCTGCCCACCGTCGCCGTCGGCAACCGGGACCTCGGGTCACCGGTACTCGATGTCGTCGCGGGTGACGACGTGCACGGGACCCGTTTGGCCGTCGATCATCTCGTGCAGCTCGGGCACCGGAGGATCGGTCACGTCGCCGGTAGCCTCGGCAAGGTCGCGGCACTCCGGCACCAGGCGTTCCTCGAACGGACCGCGGAGTCCGGCATCGAGGGATCGGTGGCCACCGGGGAGATGACGGAGCAGGGTGGTCGTGCCGCCGGCCTGGAACTGCTGCGCAGCAGCACACCCACCGCAGTGGTCGCGGTCAACGACATCGCCGCGGTCGGCGTCCTGTCCGCCGCGCGCGAACTGGGACTCCATGTCCCGCAGGACCTCTCGCTGGTCGGCTACGACAACTCGGCGCTGGCCCGGCTCGAGCACCTCTCGCTGACCAGCGTGGAGAACGACCTGCCTGCGATCGGCGAGCTGGCCGCCCGGGCCCTGCTCGACCGCATCGACGACCCGGCCCGGCCGGCCGCCACCCATCTCACCGTGCCGCACCTGGTCGTCCGCGGGACCAGCGCCCCGCCGCCCCGCGGCTGA
- a CDS encoding DUF6159 family protein, which translates to MGRIGRGWSLTKKSWSVVRSDPALIGFTMLSVLAGIVCAALFLGTGVGLVVMTDADWVAVPVLVLGAYVLTVVGTFAGVALTCGAVDALDGRPANLRDCLREATSRLPLVLRWAGVRFGVGVLISILEALLKDGAGQVTSQIVGGLAGFAWRVATFFVIPAIAIERLAPKAAFKRSTSLIRSQWGEGLTGTIAIGAIFGLLGVLPGFVLIGLGVVAAKSFLALGVVLMIVGGVLAAVAMLLQSTVMAVFKVALYRYAMDGTVVAPFTAEELQHAFLSRRRTGALAGRHS; encoded by the coding sequence ATGGGACGAATCGGACGTGGCTGGAGCCTGACGAAGAAGAGCTGGTCGGTGGTGCGGTCCGACCCCGCGCTGATCGGCTTCACCATGCTGTCGGTGCTGGCCGGAATCGTCTGCGCCGCACTGTTCCTCGGCACCGGTGTCGGCCTGGTGGTGATGACCGACGCCGACTGGGTGGCCGTCCCGGTCCTTGTGCTCGGCGCCTATGTCCTCACCGTCGTCGGGACGTTCGCCGGTGTCGCGCTCACCTGCGGCGCGGTCGATGCGCTGGACGGGCGTCCCGCGAACCTGCGGGACTGCCTGCGGGAGGCCACGTCCCGGCTGCCGCTGGTACTGCGCTGGGCCGGCGTCCGGTTCGGAGTCGGTGTGCTCATCTCGATCCTGGAGGCCCTGCTGAAGGACGGTGCCGGCCAGGTCACCAGCCAGATCGTCGGCGGGCTCGCCGGTTTCGCCTGGCGGGTGGCCACCTTCTTCGTCATCCCGGCCATCGCCATCGAGCGGCTGGCCCCCAAGGCGGCGTTCAAGCGGTCCACCTCGCTGATCCGGTCACAGTGGGGCGAGGGGCTCACCGGGACGATCGCCATCGGCGCGATCTTTGGCCTGCTCGGTGTGCTGCCAGGCTTCGTGCTGATCGGCCTGGGCGTCGTGGCCGCCAAGTCGTTCCTCGCCCTCGGGGTCGTGCTGATGATCGTCGGCGGCGTGCTCGCCGCAGTCGCCATGCTGCTGCAGTCGACAGTGATGGCCGTGTTCAAGGTGGCCCTGTACCGGTACGCCATGGACGGCACCGTGGTCGCCCCGTTCACCGCCGAGGAACTGCAGCACGCCTTCCTCTCGCGTCGTCGCACCGGAGCGCTGGCCGGCCGCCACAGCTGA
- a CDS encoding TetR/AcrR family transcriptional regulator — protein sequence MTGPGAAERKHVRSPRSLEADSKASEMLPAITQILRDRGPEGFALGAIAADLGTSSRMLIYHFGSRDELLGRVMKLLRNDTIALLGAPPPIGLDEAIGRFWNYYVHAGHISDMQLFFHMASRRFEEPDRFDDFASTAVDGWVHFFTVAAEADGMEESAARTVSRLTLATLRGIIVDYLITGDLANGERSLDAYRAMVSSMTGAAVRGRSRTSRRAVSG from the coding sequence ATGACCGGACCGGGGGCAGCGGAGCGGAAGCACGTCCGCTCACCGCGGTCGCTGGAGGCCGACTCGAAGGCCTCGGAGATGCTGCCGGCCATCACCCAGATCCTGCGGGACCGCGGTCCGGAGGGCTTCGCCCTGGGTGCGATCGCCGCCGACCTCGGCACGTCCAGTCGGATGCTGATCTACCACTTCGGCAGCCGGGACGAACTGCTCGGCCGGGTGATGAAGTTGCTCCGGAACGACACCATCGCGCTGCTCGGTGCGCCGCCGCCGATCGGGCTCGACGAGGCGATCGGCCGGTTCTGGAACTACTACGTGCATGCCGGCCACATCAGCGACATGCAGCTGTTCTTCCACATGGCTTCGCGCCGGTTCGAGGAGCCCGACCGGTTCGACGATTTCGCCAGTACGGCGGTCGACGGCTGGGTGCACTTCTTCACGGTCGCGGCGGAGGCGGACGGCATGGAGGAGTCCGCCGCCCGCACCGTCTCCCGGCTCACCCTGGCCACCCTGCGCGGGATCATCGTCGACTACCTGATCACCGGTGACCTGGCCAACGGCGAGCGCTCGCTGGATGCCTACCGGGCGATGGTGTCGTCGATGACCGGAGCCGCAGTGCGGGGTCGGAGCCGCACCTCGCGGCGCGCAGTCTCCGGCTGA
- a CDS encoding excalibur calcium-binding domain-containing protein, with protein sequence MHVLTQRIRRAALAGATVLATSAALLTGMVGGATAAPVPAASVALPTCAVTAQFPARLSIRADVTQLPVRLTGCEGRFEWATVDLSGPSPLVAQIIWNRTRVATATIGTWDLRPGVYATSGGYGHTNDAWLLRWKHSTTTIKYASYAGTAASRTSGVTSVTVDARRFAAGKGFIAYANRVVGVQSAPSAAGPWTTAGYVQVAANGKALFRTTSGAQYFRTWFGDSPSFFGATSAPAKVVQKAAPKPPVTAPKPPVSTPAPTPAPSVTYANCTDVWNTIGRPIRAGEPGYSRKLDRDGDGVGCESRP encoded by the coding sequence ATGCACGTCCTGACCCAGCGGATCCGGCGCGCGGCACTCGCCGGCGCCACCGTCCTGGCCACCTCCGCCGCCCTGCTCACCGGGATGGTGGGTGGAGCCACCGCAGCCCCGGTGCCGGCGGCGTCGGTCGCTCTGCCGACATGTGCAGTGACGGCCCAGTTCCCGGCCCGCCTCTCCATCCGGGCGGACGTCACCCAGCTCCCGGTGCGCCTGACCGGTTGTGAGGGCCGGTTCGAATGGGCGACCGTCGATCTCTCCGGTCCGTCGCCCCTGGTAGCGCAGATCATCTGGAACCGGACCCGGGTCGCGACTGCCACCATCGGCACGTGGGACCTCCGCCCGGGGGTCTATGCCACCTCGGGTGGGTACGGCCACACCAACGACGCCTGGTTGCTGCGCTGGAAGCACTCGACCACGACGATCAAGTACGCGTCCTACGCCGGCACCGCTGCATCCCGTACGAGCGGTGTCACCAGCGTGACCGTGGATGCGCGTCGTTTTGCCGCCGGCAAGGGTTTCATCGCCTACGCGAACCGGGTGGTCGGGGTGCAATCGGCGCCGTCCGCGGCGGGGCCGTGGACGACCGCGGGTTACGTGCAGGTGGCCGCGAACGGCAAGGCGCTGTTCCGGACGACGTCGGGTGCGCAGTACTTCCGGACCTGGTTCGGCGACTCGCCGTCGTTCTTCGGGGCCACCAGTGCTCCGGCGAAGGTGGTGCAGAAGGCCGCCCCGAAGCCGCCGGTGACCGCGCCGAAGCCCCCGGTCAGCACCCCCGCCCCGACCCCCGCGCCGTCGGTGACCTACGCCAACTGCACCGACGTCTGGAACACCATCGGCCGGCCGATCCGCGCGGGCGAGCCCGGCTACAGCCGCAAGCTCGATCGGGACGGTGACGGGGTCGGCTGCGAGTCGCGCCCCTGA
- a CDS encoding MFS transporter — protein MTATDAGTGTRPQIPLLLGAVFLIYLGQMTLNPIIAPLAREVGLAEWQIGVTISTAAVMVVLTSQVWGRRSQSWGRKPVLVAAFGLAAVTMALFALLAWFGMRGMLGGGVLFVLFVLLRGIGFGTAIAAVPPTAQAYIADVTTDEPTRVKGMAGVGAVQGIAMVGGAVLGGVLAAIGLIVPLVAVPVLLAVGLVLLGTKLRRESRTELIEQPARVSPFDRRVWPFLVAGFGMFTALGFVQVITGFLVQDRLGVDTRTAGVLTGGALLAAGVGMVLAQAVVVPRTGWSPQILLRVGGLVALAGFAVLIPDAGAVPLFVAMLLIGLGLGIAMPGYTAGPSLLVRREEQGGLAGLIGATSGLTFVIAPTLGTALYGVWPPLPVMVGTGVMAVVAVFVLVHPRFRRMPDVPAAAVAPAAEAQPGPSAG, from the coding sequence ATGACCGCCACCGATGCGGGAACCGGTACCCGGCCACAGATCCCACTCCTGCTCGGCGCGGTCTTCCTGATCTATCTGGGTCAGATGACGCTGAACCCGATCATCGCCCCGCTGGCCCGCGAGGTCGGGCTCGCGGAGTGGCAGATCGGCGTCACCATCAGCACGGCGGCCGTGATGGTCGTGCTCACCAGCCAGGTCTGGGGCCGGCGGTCCCAGTCCTGGGGGCGCAAGCCGGTGCTCGTCGCCGCCTTCGGCCTGGCCGCGGTCACGATGGCGCTGTTCGCCCTGCTGGCCTGGTTCGGCATGCGCGGAATGCTGGGCGGGGGCGTGCTCTTCGTGTTGTTCGTGCTGCTCCGCGGCATCGGGTTCGGGACCGCCATCGCGGCCGTGCCGCCCACCGCGCAGGCCTACATCGCCGACGTGACGACGGACGAGCCGACCCGGGTGAAGGGCATGGCCGGGGTCGGTGCCGTCCAGGGCATCGCGATGGTCGGCGGCGCCGTGCTGGGCGGCGTGCTCGCCGCCATCGGACTCATCGTGCCGCTGGTCGCGGTGCCGGTGCTGCTGGCCGTCGGCCTGGTGCTGCTGGGCACGAAACTGCGCCGGGAGTCACGGACCGAGCTGATCGAGCAACCGGCCCGGGTCAGCCCGTTCGACCGGAGGGTGTGGCCGTTCCTGGTGGCCGGGTTCGGGATGTTCACCGCGCTGGGCTTCGTCCAGGTGATCACCGGGTTCCTGGTGCAGGACCGACTGGGCGTCGACACCCGTACCGCGGGCGTGCTCACCGGCGGGGCACTGCTCGCCGCCGGTGTGGGCATGGTCCTCGCGCAGGCCGTGGTGGTGCCGCGGACCGGCTGGTCACCGCAGATCCTGCTCCGGGTCGGTGGTCTCGTCGCGCTCGCCGGGTTCGCGGTGCTGATCCCGGACGCCGGAGCGGTGCCGCTGTTCGTCGCGATGCTGCTGATCGGGCTGGGTCTGGGCATCGCGATGCCGGGGTACACGGCGGGACCGTCACTGCTGGTGCGGCGCGAGGAGCAGGGCGGGCTGGCCGGGCTGATCGGTGCCACCAGCGGACTCACCTTCGTGATCGCGCCGACCCTCGGTACCGCCCTGTACGGGGTCTGGCCACCCCTGCCGGTGATGGTCGGGACCGGGGTGATGGCGGTGGTCGCGGTGTTCGTCCTGGTCCACCCGCGGTTCCGGCGGATGCCCGACGTGCCGGCCGCGGCGGTGGCCCCGGCCGCCGAGGCTCAGCCGGGACCGTCCGCCGGGTAG
- a CDS encoding VOC family protein, with protein MDTPDPDRTPPGLTLVLDAVDTALIARFWAAALRYDLQDPVDVYQVLTPPQSGPVLLVQRVGAPKSGKNRMHLDLHVSDADAECTRLERLGGSRIGTGALGDVRWVTMADPEGNEFDVVQDPPD; from the coding sequence ATGGACACTCCCGACCCCGACCGGACACCGCCGGGCCTGACCCTGGTGCTGGATGCCGTGGACACCGCGCTGATCGCCCGGTTCTGGGCGGCCGCCCTGCGGTACGACCTGCAGGACCCGGTGGACGTGTACCAGGTGCTGACGCCGCCGCAGTCCGGACCGGTCCTGCTGGTGCAGCGGGTCGGTGCACCCAAGTCCGGCAAGAACCGGATGCACCTGGACCTGCACGTGAGCGATGCGGATGCGGAGTGCACCCGCCTGGAACGGCTGGGCGGCAGTCGGATCGGCACCGGCGCACTGGGCGACGTCCGGTGGGTCACCATGGCCGATCCGGAGGGCAACGAGTTCGACGTCGTCCAGGACCCGCCGGACTGA
- a CDS encoding Gfo/Idh/MocA family protein yields the protein MSASTGRIGVGVIGFGWMGRVHTQAYTRIAQHYSDLALVPELVAVADDVPGRAEEAAARFGFRRGVADWRALLEDPEIGAISVTAPNFLHREIGSAVAAAGKHLWIEKPVGLTAADARAVLDAVTMAGVQSAVGFNYRNAPAVQAARGMIADGAIGEVTHARFRLLSDYAAHPDGNLTWRYQRERGGNGVLGDLASHGVDLAYHLLGDIDAVVADTAIFVPQRSLPTGATSGHGRSTGGVLGEVENDDFVSALLRFARGARATLEASRVAVGEQNNYGFEIHGTRGALLWDFRRMGELGVSTGDAYQDQPVSTVYVGPGAGDYGLFQPGAATSMGYDDLKVIEGAAFLTSIATGTPHGATVADAVRSAVTLDAMSRSLETGAWVRLADIG from the coding sequence ATGTCGGCGAGCACGGGACGCATCGGCGTCGGGGTCATCGGCTTCGGCTGGATGGGGCGCGTCCACACCCAGGCCTACACCAGGATCGCCCAGCACTACAGCGATCTCGCCCTGGTGCCCGAGCTGGTCGCGGTGGCCGACGACGTCCCGGGGCGTGCGGAGGAGGCCGCGGCGCGCTTCGGCTTCCGCCGCGGTGTCGCCGACTGGCGGGCGCTGCTCGAGGACCCGGAGATCGGTGCGATCAGTGTGACCGCGCCGAACTTCCTGCACCGGGAGATCGGCAGCGCGGTCGCGGCCGCCGGCAAGCACCTGTGGATCGAGAAGCCGGTCGGGCTGACCGCAGCTGACGCCCGTGCCGTGCTGGACGCGGTGACCATGGCCGGTGTGCAGAGCGCGGTGGGCTTCAACTACCGGAATGCCCCGGCAGTGCAGGCGGCCCGCGGGATGATCGCCGACGGCGCGATCGGCGAGGTCACGCATGCCCGGTTCCGGCTGCTGTCGGACTACGCCGCGCACCCGGACGGCAACCTGACCTGGCGCTACCAGCGGGAGCGTGGCGGCAACGGAGTGCTGGGCGATCTCGCCTCGCACGGTGTCGATCTCGCGTACCACCTGCTCGGCGACATCGACGCCGTGGTGGCCGACACCGCGATCTTCGTGCCGCAGCGGTCGCTGCCCACCGGCGCCACCAGCGGCCACGGCCGGTCGACCGGTGGGGTGCTCGGCGAGGTGGAGAACGACGACTTCGTCAGCGCGCTGCTGCGTTTCGCCCGCGGTGCCCGCGCGACGCTGGAGGCGAGCCGGGTCGCCGTCGGCGAGCAGAACAATTACGGCTTCGAGATCCACGGCACCCGGGGCGCCCTGCTGTGGGACTTCCGGCGGATGGGCGAGCTCGGGGTCAGCACCGGTGACGCCTACCAGGACCAGCCCGTGTCGACCGTCTACGTCGGCCCGGGAGCCGGTGACTACGGACTCTTCCAACCGGGCGCGGCGACCAGCATGGGCTATGACGACCTGAAGGTGATCGAGGGTGCGGCCTTCCTGACCTCCATCGCGACCGGGACACCGCACGGTGCGACCGTCGCGGACGCCGTCCGCAGCGCGGTGACCCTGGACGCGATGTCCCGCTCCCTGGAGACCGGGGCCTGGGTGCGGTTGGCCGACATCGGCTGA